In one window of Kitasatospora sp. MMS16-BH015 DNA:
- a CDS encoding nuclear transport factor 2 family protein — protein MTDAYDFAIPDDPDLQNELFIRVFNEGDGAAFDSMYAPDAISNMSGVALTGAERTAFFKEFLATGPKIRSRVKQTYTTGDTSLLIVDYTLDIPGPEGVHTVQGTCTDVLFRDANGKWTMAVDRPVPTA, from the coding sequence ATGACCGACGCCTACGACTTCGCCATTCCGGACGACCCCGACCTGCAGAACGAGCTGTTCATCCGGGTCTTCAACGAGGGTGACGGGGCCGCCTTCGACTCGATGTACGCGCCCGACGCGATCTCCAACATGTCCGGGGTGGCGCTCACCGGGGCGGAGCGGACCGCCTTCTTCAAGGAATTCCTGGCCACCGGGCCGAAGATCCGCTCGCGGGTCAAGCAGACCTACACCACGGGCGACACCTCGCTGCTCATCGTGGACTACACCCTGGACATCCCGGGCCCCGAGGGGGTCCACACCGTGCAGGGCACCTGCACCGACGTGCTGTTCCGGGACGCGAACGGCAAGTGGACGATGGCCGTGGACCGGCCGGTCCCGACGGCCTGA
- a CDS encoding fatty acyl-AMP ligase, giving the protein MSTIGADLGSGEVRSLPDALRLRSRLQPEQTAYVFLRNGEEPAASLTYGQLDLAARVRAGYLVAAGLAGGSVVLLYPSGLEFVRSLLGCMYAGVAGAPVQVPRRRQGLARLRRVADDAGTTTVLTTTAVKRELEENFADAPELAGLTLVDTTLLPVTLAHGWCYVSPPAEGVALLQYTSGSTGDPKGVVITHANFAANAAETDELWPCGEDARVVSWLPLFHDMGLLFGVVLPLWAGVPSYLMEPEAFIRRPARWLEAVSRFRGTHAAAPSFAYELCVRAAREGGVGAELDLSSWRVAANGAEPVRRQTVQAFAEAFAPLGFAARAMCPGYGLAENTLKVTGSPQTREPGVLWLAAEGLREGRAEPVGETAPGAVPLVSSGVTVPGTVVRIVDPESRVARPDGRVGEIWVDGPCVGAGYRGRPEESELTFRARIAGEETGRYLRTGDLGLLHEGELYVTGRLKDVIIRQGRNYYPQDVELSAEGAVPGLHPNCAAAFSVEADGADGTDGAGGRERLVVLVEADGRVLKQPGLRELRKRVRDAIWENQRLEADEIVVLRRGALSRTSSGKVQRRLCRSRYTGGELAQAIVSGGEE; this is encoded by the coding sequence ATGAGCACGATCGGCGCCGATCTGGGGTCCGGTGAGGTGCGCAGCCTTCCGGACGCGCTGCGGCTGCGCAGCAGACTGCAGCCCGAGCAGACCGCCTACGTCTTCCTGCGCAACGGCGAGGAGCCGGCGGCGAGCCTGACCTACGGTCAGCTGGACCTGGCCGCCCGGGTACGGGCGGGCTACCTGGTGGCGGCCGGGCTCGCCGGGGGCAGTGTGGTGCTGCTCTACCCGTCCGGGCTGGAGTTCGTCCGGAGCCTGCTGGGCTGCATGTACGCGGGCGTGGCCGGTGCCCCGGTGCAGGTGCCGCGCCGCCGACAGGGGCTGGCCCGGCTGCGCCGGGTGGCGGACGACGCCGGGACCACCACGGTGCTGACCACCACGGCCGTCAAGCGCGAGCTGGAGGAGAACTTCGCCGACGCGCCCGAGCTCGCGGGGCTGACCCTGGTGGACACCACGCTGCTGCCGGTCACCCTGGCGCACGGGTGGTGCTACGTCAGCCCGCCGGCCGAGGGGGTGGCGCTGCTCCAGTACACCTCCGGCTCCACCGGGGACCCGAAGGGCGTGGTGATCACGCACGCCAACTTCGCCGCCAACGCCGCCGAGACGGACGAGCTCTGGCCCTGCGGCGAGGACGCCCGGGTGGTCTCCTGGCTGCCGCTCTTCCACGACATGGGCCTGCTGTTCGGCGTGGTGCTGCCGCTCTGGGCCGGGGTGCCGTCCTACCTGATGGAGCCGGAGGCGTTCATCCGCCGCCCGGCCCGCTGGCTGGAGGCCGTCTCCCGGTTCCGGGGCACCCACGCGGCGGCGCCCAGCTTCGCCTACGAGCTGTGCGTCCGGGCCGCCCGGGAGGGCGGGGTCGGCGCCGAGCTGGACCTGAGCAGCTGGCGGGTGGCGGCGAACGGTGCCGAGCCGGTGCGCCGGCAGACCGTCCAGGCCTTCGCCGAGGCCTTCGCGCCGCTGGGTTTCGCGGCCCGCGCGATGTGCCCGGGGTACGGGCTGGCGGAGAACACCCTCAAGGTCACCGGCAGCCCGCAGACCCGCGAGCCCGGGGTGCTCTGGCTGGCCGCCGAGGGCCTGCGCGAGGGGCGGGCCGAGCCCGTGGGCGAGACCGCGCCCGGCGCGGTGCCGCTGGTCAGCAGCGGGGTGACGGTGCCCGGCACGGTGGTGCGGATCGTCGATCCGGAGAGCCGCGTGGCCCGGCCGGACGGCCGGGTGGGCGAGATCTGGGTGGACGGCCCGTGCGTGGGCGCCGGCTACCGGGGCCGTCCCGAGGAGAGCGAGCTGACCTTCCGGGCCCGGATCGCGGGCGAGGAGACCGGGCGGTACCTGCGCACCGGTGACCTGGGCCTGTTGCACGAGGGCGAGCTGTACGTCACCGGTCGGCTCAAGGACGTGATCATCCGCCAGGGCCGCAACTACTACCCGCAGGATGTGGAGCTCTCGGCCGAGGGCGCGGTGCCGGGCCTGCACCCCAACTGCGCGGCGGCCTTCTCGGTCGAAGCGGACGGAGCTGACGGAACGGACGGAGCTGGCGGGCGGGAGCGGCTGGTGGTGCTGGTCGAGGCGGACGGCCGGGTGCTGAAGCAGCCGGGTCTGCGTGAGCTGCGCAAGCGGGTGCGGGACGCGATCTGGGAGAACCAGCGGCTGGAGGCCGACGAGATCGTGGTGCTCCGGCGCGGGGCGCTCTCCCGCACCTCCAGCGGCAAGGTGCAGCGGCGGCTCTGCCGGTCCCGTTACACCGGCGGGGAGTTGGCGCAGGCGATCGTCTCCGGTGGGGAGGAGTGA
- a CDS encoding beta-ketoacyl-ACP synthase III gives MAAAPAPAALRAAPAGPAGSRILGVGAYRPARIVGNEEICTRIDSDDAWIRQRSGIATRHFAGPGETVVTMAVEAGLKALAQAGVAPAQVDLVLLASMSHLGRASAAAPEVAHLLGAGRAAATDLSAACAGFCYALGVADSMIRAGAARHVVVVGAERMTDIVDPYDRDTAFIFGDGAGAVVLGPAAVPGVGPVVWGTEGDRHGLIARDRSWPEARERPDPWPTLRMDGPQVFRWAIAKVPEIGGAALAAAGVTAADLAAFVPHQANLRIVDTSARRLGLPGHTAVARDIVRSGNTSAASVPLALDDLLARGELLSGGLALLVGFGAGLAYAAQVVALP, from the coding sequence ATGGCGGCCGCACCGGCCCCGGCCGCCTTACGCGCCGCGCCGGCCGGCCCGGCGGGCTCCCGGATCCTCGGTGTCGGCGCCTACCGGCCGGCCCGGATCGTCGGCAACGAGGAGATCTGCACCCGGATCGACTCCGACGACGCCTGGATCCGCCAGCGTTCGGGCATCGCCACCCGGCACTTCGCCGGGCCGGGCGAGACGGTGGTCACCATGGCGGTGGAGGCCGGGCTCAAGGCGCTGGCCCAGGCGGGGGTGGCCCCCGCCCAGGTCGACCTGGTGCTGCTCGCCTCGATGTCCCACCTCGGCCGCGCCTCGGCGGCGGCCCCGGAGGTGGCCCACCTGCTGGGCGCCGGCCGGGCGGCGGCCACCGACCTGAGCGCCGCCTGCGCGGGGTTCTGCTATGCGCTGGGGGTGGCCGACTCGATGATCCGGGCCGGCGCGGCCCGGCACGTGGTGGTGGTCGGGGCCGAGAGGATGACCGACATCGTCGACCCCTACGACCGGGACACCGCCTTCATCTTCGGTGACGGCGCCGGTGCGGTGGTGCTCGGCCCCGCCGCGGTACCGGGCGTCGGGCCGGTGGTCTGGGGCACCGAGGGCGACCGGCATGGGCTGATCGCCCGCGACCGGTCCTGGCCGGAGGCCCGGGAGCGCCCCGACCCCTGGCCCACCCTGCGGATGGACGGCCCCCAGGTGTTCCGCTGGGCCATCGCCAAGGTGCCCGAGATCGGCGGCGCGGCGCTGGCCGCCGCCGGAGTCACCGCGGCCGATCTGGCCGCGTTCGTGCCGCACCAGGCCAACCTGAGGATCGTGGACACCTCGGCCCGCAGGCTCGGCCTGCCCGGGCACACCGCGGTGGCCCGCGACATCGTCCGCTCCGGCAACACCTCGGCCGCCTCCGTCCCGCTGGCCCTGGACGACCTGCTGGCCCGGGGTGAACTCCTTAGCGGCGGCCTGGCGTTGCTGGTGGGCTTCGGCGCCGGGCTGGCCTACGCCGCCCAGGTGGTGGCGCTGCCATGA
- a CDS encoding acyl-CoA carboxylase subunit beta produces MPGHGAGTTAERIAELTRRRAESRAPVDEGAVRRQHEKGKLTARERIDALLDPGSFVEFDALARHRCHNLGMERQRPLGDGVVTGYGTVDGRQVCLFAQDFTVFGGSLGEVYGEKIIKVMDFATRTGTPIIGINDSGGARIQEGVVSLALYAELVKRHVEASGVVPQISLMTGPCAGGAVYAPAITDFVVMVDGISHMFVTGPDVLRTVTGQEVDREELGGALSHNTVSGNAHYLAADEKDAFEYVRLLLGYLPANNMEDPPVYRSEAPAGLTESDLALDTLIPDDRNRPYDMLRVLHSVLDDGELLEVQPMFARNMICGFGRVDGRSVGVVANQPMHLAGVIDIDASEKAARFIRMCDAFHVPVLTFVDVPGFMPGLDQEQGGIIRRGAKMIYAYAEATVPMVTVITRKAYGGGYGVMGSKHLGIDVNLAWPTAEIAVMGGDSAVSVLHRKALREAEDPEAERERLRTEYERALCNPYLAAERGYVDAVILPQETRAQVAGALRLLRDKRKTRLPRKHGNIPL; encoded by the coding sequence ATGCCTGGACACGGAGCCGGCACCACGGCCGAGCGGATCGCGGAGCTGACCCGTCGGCGGGCCGAATCCCGCGCGCCGGTGGACGAGGGAGCCGTCCGACGCCAGCACGAGAAGGGCAAGTTGACCGCTCGCGAGCGGATCGACGCGCTGCTCGACCCGGGCTCCTTCGTCGAGTTCGACGCGCTGGCCAGGCACCGCTGCCACAACCTCGGGATGGAGCGCCAACGGCCGCTCGGGGACGGCGTGGTGACCGGCTACGGCACCGTAGACGGCCGCCAGGTCTGCCTGTTCGCCCAGGACTTCACCGTCTTCGGCGGCAGTCTGGGCGAGGTGTACGGCGAGAAGATCATCAAGGTGATGGACTTCGCCACCCGCACCGGTACCCCGATCATCGGCATCAACGACTCCGGCGGCGCCCGGATCCAGGAGGGCGTGGTCTCGCTCGCCCTCTACGCCGAGCTGGTCAAGCGGCACGTGGAGGCCTCCGGGGTCGTCCCGCAGATCTCGCTGATGACCGGCCCGTGCGCCGGCGGGGCGGTCTACGCCCCCGCGATCACCGACTTCGTGGTGATGGTGGACGGCATCTCGCACATGTTCGTCACCGGCCCGGACGTGCTGCGCACCGTGACCGGCCAGGAGGTGGACCGCGAGGAGCTGGGCGGCGCGCTCAGCCACAACACCGTCTCCGGCAACGCGCACTACCTGGCCGCCGACGAGAAGGACGCCTTCGAGTACGTCCGCCTCCTGCTGGGCTACCTGCCCGCCAACAACATGGAGGACCCGCCGGTCTACCGCAGCGAGGCACCGGCCGGGCTGACCGAGAGCGACCTCGCCCTGGACACCCTCATCCCGGACGACCGCAACCGCCCGTACGACATGCTGCGGGTGCTGCACAGCGTGCTCGACGACGGCGAACTGCTCGAAGTGCAGCCGATGTTCGCGCGCAACATGATCTGCGGGTTCGGCCGGGTGGACGGGCGCAGCGTCGGCGTGGTGGCCAACCAGCCGATGCACCTGGCCGGGGTGATCGACATCGACGCGAGCGAGAAGGCGGCCCGGTTCATCCGGATGTGCGACGCCTTCCACGTGCCGGTGCTGACCTTCGTGGACGTGCCGGGCTTCATGCCCGGCCTCGACCAGGAGCAGGGCGGCATCATTCGGCGCGGCGCGAAGATGATCTACGCCTACGCGGAGGCCACCGTGCCGATGGTCACCGTGATCACCCGCAAGGCGTACGGTGGCGGCTACGGCGTGATGGGCTCCAAGCACCTGGGGATCGACGTCAACCTCGCCTGGCCGACGGCCGAGATCGCCGTGATGGGCGGCGACAGCGCGGTCAGCGTCCTGCACCGCAAGGCCCTGCGGGAGGCCGAGGACCCGGAGGCGGAGCGGGAGCGGCTGCGCACCGAGTACGAGCGGGCGCTCTGCAACCCCTACCTGGCGGCCGAGCGCGGCTACGTGGACGCGGTGATCCTGCCGCAGGAGACCCGCGCCCAGGTGGCCGGTGCGCTGCGGCTGCTCCGGGACAAGCGCAAGACCCGGCTGCCCCGCAAGCACGGGAACATCCCGCTGTGA
- a CDS encoding acyl-CoA carboxylase epsilon subunit: MGLRVTRGCPTDAELAAVVVALAVVAGGQGAAGRGAAAGGGGVPRSDRSERLRRAPELRGPGAWRASGWR, encoded by the coding sequence GTGGGTCTGCGAGTCACCCGCGGGTGCCCGACGGATGCCGAACTCGCGGCCGTGGTCGTCGCGTTGGCCGTGGTCGCGGGTGGTCAGGGCGCGGCCGGCCGAGGTGCGGCGGCCGGGGGCGGCGGAGTGCCGCGCTCGGACCGGAGCGAGCGGCTGCGGCGGGCGCCGGAGCTGCGCGGCCCGGGGGCCTGGCGCGCGAGCGGCTGGCGCTGA
- a CDS encoding thioesterase II family protein — translation MTTPPADGRGWLRRLAAPLPDVPRLICFPHAGGAASAFVPLARALAPEVELLAVQYPGRQDRRLEPPATLLTGMAEAVAAELRRAPARPYALFGHSMGALVAYETARLLTAPPAKAPAAGPVRLFVSGRSAPSLGPGPADLVRGDTELLDRIRLLGGTSGAVFDDPELLALVLPVLRADYLALSGYRWTPQPPLPCPLTALVGDADPVVPVEAAAGWLELTSAPAELEVFGGGHFYLDGAVEQLAKVIRTALQPA, via the coding sequence ATGACCACCCCACCCGCCGACGGCCGGGGCTGGCTCCGCAGGCTGGCCGCGCCACTGCCGGACGTGCCCCGGTTGATCTGCTTCCCGCATGCCGGCGGCGCGGCCAGCGCGTTCGTCCCGCTGGCCCGCGCGCTCGCCCCCGAGGTCGAGCTGCTGGCCGTCCAGTACCCGGGCCGCCAGGACCGCCGTCTCGAACCGCCCGCCACCCTCCTCACCGGGATGGCCGAGGCGGTCGCGGCCGAACTGCGCCGCGCCCCCGCCCGGCCGTACGCCCTGTTCGGCCACAGCATGGGCGCGCTGGTCGCCTACGAGACGGCCCGCCTGCTCACGGCCCCACCGGCGAAGGCCCCCGCGGCCGGCCCGGTGCGGCTCTTCGTCTCCGGCCGGAGCGCGCCCTCGCTCGGTCCGGGCCCGGCCGACCTGGTCCGCGGCGACACCGAACTGCTGGACCGGATCCGCCTGTTGGGCGGCACCAGCGGTGCCGTGTTCGATGACCCGGAGCTGCTCGCCCTGGTGCTGCCCGTGCTGCGTGCCGACTACCTGGCCCTCAGCGGCTACCGCTGGACGCCGCAGCCGCCGCTGCCCTGCCCGCTCACCGCCCTGGTCGGCGACGCCGACCCGGTGGTGCCGGTCGAGGCCGCCGCCGGCTGGCTCGAACTCACCTCGGCTCCAGCCGAGTTGGAGGTGTTCGGCGGTGGCCACTTCTACCTCGACGGCGCGGTGGAGCAGCTCGCCAAGGTGATCCGCACCGCACTCCAACCCGCCTGA
- a CDS encoding aspartate aminotransferase family protein: MTAADAPELDLVEPHMLGFLTQLGIDVEYVRAEGNTLWYRDRDGREIPVVDYAGGYGALVLGHNHPELVATAQQLLADGTPILAQASLHPYASRVGAALNTILQREFPGAEPYFTVFANSGAESVEVAVKHAELDRVLRVQALFQTVEAETERARAAVAAGQAGDPAEFDRLLAEVTAHNAELAGRAPLFLTPEGSFHGKLVASVQLTYNAAFRTPFAAMAAPARFVPLNEPGALAKIVEAERVSARSLAVADGTVRVVEHEFPLFCAFVLEVIQGEGGIRPVSEEFAREIEQVCAEIDCPIVVDEIQSGLGRTGAFFAASHLGLRADYITLAKGLGGGIAKTSATLIRAGRYRKEFELLHSSTFAKDTFSSALALRVLELLEADGGAAYRLAERSGERLLALFEALRREFPEVVTDVRGRGLMIGLEFRDQSAATAAGIREAAQSGVFGYVLSGFLLRAHRIRTFPTASAVNTLRFEPSVHLSQAEIDQLETALRDLCAVLARQDEHRLFQG, encoded by the coding sequence ATGACCGCAGCCGACGCACCCGAACTCGACCTGGTGGAGCCGCACATGCTCGGTTTCCTGACCCAGCTCGGGATCGACGTCGAGTACGTCCGCGCCGAGGGCAACACCCTCTGGTACCGGGACCGGGACGGCCGGGAGATCCCGGTGGTCGACTACGCCGGCGGCTACGGCGCGCTGGTGCTCGGCCACAACCACCCCGAGCTGGTGGCCACCGCGCAGCAGTTGCTGGCGGACGGCACCCCGATCCTGGCCCAGGCCTCGCTGCACCCCTACGCGAGCCGGGTGGGCGCCGCGCTGAACACCATCCTGCAGCGCGAATTCCCCGGGGCGGAGCCGTACTTCACCGTCTTCGCGAACAGCGGCGCGGAGTCGGTGGAGGTGGCGGTCAAGCACGCCGAGCTCGACCGGGTGCTCCGGGTCCAGGCCCTGTTCCAGACTGTCGAGGCCGAGACCGAACGGGCCCGCGCGGCGGTGGCGGCCGGACAGGCCGGCGACCCGGCCGAGTTCGACCGGCTGCTCGCCGAAGTGACAGCGCACAACGCCGAGTTGGCGGGCCGAGCGCCGCTCTTCCTGACCCCGGAGGGCTCCTTCCACGGCAAGCTGGTGGCCAGCGTCCAGCTGACCTACAACGCCGCCTTCCGGACACCCTTCGCGGCGATGGCCGCCCCGGCCAGGTTCGTGCCGCTGAACGAGCCCGGCGCACTCGCCAAGATCGTCGAGGCCGAGCGGGTCAGCGCGCGGAGCCTGGCGGTGGCGGACGGCACGGTGCGGGTGGTCGAGCACGAGTTCCCGCTGTTCTGCGCCTTCGTGCTGGAGGTGATCCAGGGCGAGGGCGGGATCCGGCCGGTGAGCGAGGAGTTCGCCCGAGAGATCGAGCAGGTCTGCGCGGAGATCGACTGCCCGATCGTGGTGGACGAGATCCAGAGCGGCCTCGGCCGCACCGGCGCCTTCTTCGCCGCCTCGCACCTCGGCCTGCGAGCCGACTACATCACCCTGGCCAAGGGCCTCGGCGGCGGCATCGCCAAGACCTCCGCCACCCTGATCCGGGCCGGCCGGTACCGCAAGGAGTTCGAGCTGCTGCACAGCTCGACCTTCGCCAAGGACACCTTCTCCTCGGCGCTGGCGCTCCGGGTGCTGGAGCTCCTGGAGGCCGACGGCGGCGCCGCGTACCGGCTGGCGGAGCGCAGCGGCGAGCGGCTGCTGGCCCTGTTCGAGGCGCTCCGCCGGGAGTTCCCCGAGGTGGTCACGGACGTCCGGGGGCGGGGCCTGATGATCGGGCTGGAGTTCCGCGACCAGTCCGCCGCCACCGCTGCCGGGATCCGGGAGGCCGCGCAGTCCGGCGTCTTCGGCTACGTGCTCTCCGGCTTCCTGCTGCGGGCGCACCGGATCCGCACCTTCCCGACCGCGAGCGCCGTGAACACGCTGCGCTTCGAGCCCTCCGTCCACCTCTCCCAGGCCGAGATCGACCAGTTGGAGACGGCGCTGCGCGACCTGTGCGCGGTGCTCGCCCGGCAGGACGAGCACCGGCTGTTCCAGGGCTGA
- a CDS encoding flavin reductase family protein has translation MSDISRSSRLVDLDQPTAAASLREVMARFATGVVVLTVGGESVHGMTATAFSSVSLEPPMVLCCVAHSAVMHQAVRSAGHFAVSLLGVDQEPQARYFADKQRTLGPAQFATVRTTAGARTGAPLLDGALGWLECELVDSHLAGDHTIFVGSVLDSRRGPAREALLHYEGTFRPGAREASV, from the coding sequence ATGTCCGACATCAGTCGCTCCTCCCGGCTGGTCGACCTCGACCAGCCGACGGCCGCCGCCTCGCTGCGCGAGGTGATGGCGCGGTTCGCCACCGGGGTGGTCGTGCTCACGGTCGGCGGGGAGTCCGTCCACGGCATGACCGCCACCGCGTTCAGCTCGGTCTCCTTGGAGCCGCCGATGGTGCTCTGCTGCGTGGCCCACAGTGCGGTGATGCACCAGGCGGTCCGGTCCGCCGGGCACTTCGCGGTCTCCCTGCTCGGTGTCGACCAGGAGCCGCAGGCCCGGTACTTCGCCGACAAGCAACGCACCCTGGGCCCGGCCCAGTTCGCCACCGTCCGCACCACCGCCGGCGCCCGCACCGGCGCGCCGCTGCTGGACGGCGCGCTCGGCTGGCTGGAGTGCGAGCTGGTCGACTCGCACCTGGCCGGTGACCACACGATCTTCGTCGGCAGCGTGCTCGACTCCCGGCGCGGCCCCGCCCGGGAGGCCCTCCTCCACTACGAGGGCACCTTCCGGCCCGGAGCCCGGGAGGCGTCGGTGTAG
- a CDS encoding cytochrome P450 — protein MRQETCPYVLDPAGRDVHGEAARLRARGPATLVELPGGVRAWSVTDQELIKRLLTDDRVSRDSYRHWPAWENGEGELAKSWSLAIWVQDRNMITAYGAEHSRLRKLVARAFTARRTAALRPRIEAIVGELLDRLAGTAADGPVDLRAEFAYPLPVQVISELLGIPEESRPELLRMMHAIFQTSLSEEEAQANGIALYTFAAEFIASKRARPGEDLTSDLVAVRDEDGSGLTERELIDTVFLMYSAGHETTVNLIDHTVTALLAHPEQLGLIRSSAATWEDAVEESLRYESPVASMPLRFAVEDIALDDVTIAKGDPILVSFGGAGRDPQVHGESADRFDLTRATRRDHLAFGHGVHFCLGAPLARLEATVAVSALFDRFPGLRLAHPAERLDRLESFISNGHRELPVLL, from the coding sequence ATGAGGCAAGAAACCTGCCCGTACGTCCTCGACCCGGCCGGGCGCGACGTCCACGGGGAGGCCGCCCGGCTCCGCGCCAGGGGGCCGGCCACCCTGGTCGAGCTGCCCGGCGGGGTACGGGCCTGGTCGGTCACCGACCAGGAGCTGATCAAACGGCTGCTGACGGACGACCGGGTCTCCCGGGACTCCTACCGGCACTGGCCGGCCTGGGAGAACGGCGAGGGCGAGCTGGCCAAGTCCTGGTCGTTGGCCATCTGGGTCCAGGACCGGAACATGATCACGGCGTACGGAGCCGAGCACAGCCGGCTGCGCAAGCTGGTGGCCCGGGCCTTCACCGCCCGCCGGACGGCCGCGCTGCGGCCCAGGATCGAGGCGATCGTCGGCGAGCTGCTGGACCGGCTGGCCGGCACCGCGGCCGACGGCCCCGTGGACCTGCGAGCGGAATTCGCCTACCCGCTGCCCGTGCAGGTGATCTCGGAGCTGCTCGGGATCCCCGAGGAGTCCCGCCCGGAGCTGCTCCGGATGATGCACGCGATCTTCCAGACCTCGCTCTCGGAGGAGGAGGCGCAGGCCAACGGGATCGCGCTGTACACCTTCGCGGCCGAGTTCATCGCGAGCAAGCGGGCGCGGCCCGGCGAGGACCTGACCAGCGATCTGGTCGCGGTCCGGGACGAGGACGGCTCCGGGCTGACCGAGCGCGAGCTGATCGACACCGTGTTCCTGATGTACTCGGCCGGGCACGAGACCACGGTCAACCTGATCGACCACACCGTCACCGCCCTGCTCGCCCACCCCGAGCAGCTCGGGCTGATCCGGAGCTCCGCCGCGACCTGGGAGGACGCGGTGGAGGAGAGCCTTCGGTACGAGTCGCCGGTCGCCAGCATGCCGCTGCGCTTCGCCGTCGAGGACATCGCACTGGATGACGTGACGATCGCGAAGGGCGACCCGATCCTGGTCTCCTTCGGCGGCGCCGGTCGCGACCCTCAGGTGCACGGGGAGAGCGCCGACCGCTTCGACCTCACCCGCGCCACCCGCCGCGACCACCTGGCCTTCGGTCACGGCGTGCACTTCTGCCTCGGCGCGCCGCTGGCCCGGCTGGAGGCCACCGTCGCCGTCTCGGCCCTGTTCGACCGCTTCCCCGGGCTCCGGCTCGCCCACCCCGCCGAGCGGCTCGACCGGCTGGAGTCCTTCATCTCCAACGGCCACCGCGAGCTGCCGGTCCTGCTCTGA
- a CDS encoding SDR family oxidoreductase produces MSKYAGKKAVIIGGTIGMGLATAQALVDGGAEVLLTGRNEKNLDAARNELGPSAHVVRSDTADLGDIEALGGVVEEKFGDFDFLFVNAGYAQLGPFGQVTEEFFDQTFNVNTKGAFFTAQRLAPLLKDGGSIVFTTSIANDSGNPGMGVYSASKAAVRSLTKVIAAELLPRNIRVNAVSPGFIHTPTAGITGASAEMLAAFEAIGDQLTPMRRHGSSEEVAQAVLFLAFDATFTTGEELNVDGGLGQRITRPQPPQQ; encoded by the coding sequence ATGAGCAAGTACGCGGGCAAGAAGGCCGTAATCATCGGTGGGACGATCGGAATGGGCCTCGCCACGGCCCAGGCCCTGGTGGACGGCGGCGCCGAGGTGCTGCTCACCGGTCGGAACGAGAAGAACCTGGACGCGGCACGGAACGAGCTCGGTCCGTCCGCGCACGTGGTGCGTTCCGACACCGCCGACCTGGGCGACATCGAGGCCCTCGGCGGCGTGGTCGAGGAGAAGTTCGGCGACTTCGACTTCCTCTTCGTCAACGCCGGCTACGCCCAGCTCGGCCCGTTCGGCCAGGTCACCGAGGAGTTCTTCGACCAGACCTTCAACGTCAACACCAAGGGCGCGTTCTTCACCGCGCAGCGGCTCGCCCCGCTGCTCAAGGACGGCGGCTCGATCGTCTTCACCACCTCGATCGCCAACGACTCGGGCAACCCGGGCATGGGCGTCTACTCGGCCTCCAAGGCCGCCGTCCGCTCGCTGACCAAGGTGATCGCGGCCGAGCTGCTGCCGCGGAACATCCGGGTCAACGCGGTGAGCCCGGGCTTCATCCACACCCCGACCGCCGGCATCACCGGTGCCTCGGCCGAGATGCTCGCCGCCTTCGAGGCGATCGGCGACCAGCTGACCCCGATGCGCCGGCACGGCTCCTCCGAGGAGGTCGCCCAGGCGGTGCTGTTCCTGGCCTTCGACGCCACCTTCACCACCGGTGAGGAGCTGAACGTGGACGGCGGCCTCGGCCAGCGGATCACCCGGCCGCAGCCGCCGCAGCAGTAG